Part of the Anopheles coluzzii chromosome 3, AcolN3, whole genome shotgun sequence genome is shown below.
atatggAATAAGTTATCAATTTGTATGACACGGAATTATTTGCTCATAAAGCATTTGCATAACTAAAGGTTCGTTTTGTCGATAACTTTTCAGCCGTAAAGGCTTTTGTCCCATCCTTAGAGAATGCCCAACATATTTTTTGAGGCATAGGATGAGGGGTTCATCAAGAAGCATTATTGCTCTTGCTATGTTGttaggtgagggtggatggaaaactctcaggaccttttgctaccaccaagggtctgccaggaggacgggcttgcctgtctcctatttatcttggcgctagagagggccatccgcgactcgagggtggagactacgagGACCATTTTCTATAAGTCatcccagatcctggcatacgctgatgatatagacatcattggtctgcggctctcctatgtagcagacgCCTACCAAGGgttcgagcaggcggcagagaacctcggattgcagataaacgaggcaaaggccaaactgatggtggcaacatcagcgggcctatcaataaataatcagaatctacgtagacgtggcgtacagataggtgaacgcacttttgaagtcgtcccacaattcacatatcttgggtcaaaggtcagcaacggcAATatcatggaagctgagttgggcgcaaggatgctggctgccaaccggtcattctacagcctgagaaatcagttcacctcaaaggaCCTGTTgtgacggacgaagctgggactatatattAGCTATATAGCACCGGTACTCatatacgcctctgagacatggacactgtccaaatcggACGAAACCCTCGTAGcagcgttcgagaggaagatgctcagaaggatacttggccccgtatgtttggatggacaatggaggagccgctataatgacgagctatacgagatgtagcTATACGagatcaagctcgccaggctccggtggactggccatgttgtacgcatggaaacggacgacccagcccgtaaagtctttttaggccgtccacaaggacagaggaggcgtggtaggcccaaattgaggtggcaagatggcgtggaggcgtccgccattaatgccgggataacggactggcagacgaaagCGCgtgaccgtgagcggtttcggacactcctgaggcaggccaagaccgcaaagcggttatagcgccggataagtaagtaagtaagtaatgtTGTTATGACTGATCACACTTTAGTGCACTGTTGCACATGTTACCGATCATTAACTGAACACTCTTCACCATTAATTttaatagaaataaataataggaaataaaataacacaaattaattaatagcAATTTGAACAACAATATTAAAAATGGTATCGAgtaatatctttttttttctaaaattttacaaggaaataatttaaacacaAAAAGTCTGGCATTTTTTGGACCTCGGCTCTCGATCATTTACTACATTTTGCCCTGTCCTCCAAAGAGCCATAATCTAAATAATTAccgttggtttgattttgttttacccAACGCAGATTAGCCTAATCCTATGAGCTTGATACATAAGAATTGAAACTCAAAAAAGACATTGTAATTTATAATTCGTACAACTTTACTACATTTCCAGAAGACCAGCCGAAGAGACAAGATATTCAATAAGAATTAATTCATGATTCAAAATGAGTCACATTGAGTCTATTATAAATTTAGATTGttaagaagaaaacacattgtGCATGATGATCATAACCTCGCCTAATATAATTGACTTTTTTGTGTAAGTCCTTACCTTTCGAAATCATCCCCGTGTTCTATGCGTCAATTATTTGATCAATTTCTTAAATCAATAATTTCTCTCAATTACCTCAAGTTTTTACCTCAAGTACTGCCTTTAAAGAACTTTATCATTTAAAAGGCTAAAAATGATCTTTTCGTTTTTCAAGTTGCGTGCTTTATTACGCGTTTGCTGCTCATTGCCCTTAGCGTAGGAGCGATCCTAAGCCAAAGATCGGTGTGTCGTGTCAAAGATGTGTGTTTGATGAGATGTAAGTGTACGGTTGTTTACAGACGAAGGTTTTGGAATGCGCTGAGTATTGGCCGGTTTCATGCAggcggtgcgtgtgtgtgtgtttgacgcTTAGCGCCGCCGGTTCGCCGACGGTGGCAGGCTGGCCAGATAGTCTAGCGCTTTCTGGATCTGGGGCGGAATCGGCGGTGGTGTCGGTAGGTGCGCTCCGGCCGGTTGGAATCCATTCTCATCATCGGCGGTATAGCTCAGCTCGACCACTTGGCCGTCCGGTGCGGTGTAGGTGATAGAACCGGCCGCCACAATTACGTCACTCGTGTCGGGACTGTTGGCACGCTTGAGCGTTCCCGTTTCCTGACCTCGGATACCGTTGGCCGTTTcgtaactgtgtgtgtgtgtatgtgtgaaggGAAGAGACAAACAGAGAGGAAGATAGGGAGAAGATGAAGCAAAATGGACAAAAAACAGCGAGAGTGATCGAACAATGTTGCATGGGGACGTGATCGTGACgcatgatggtggtgggtgaacaacagcaaaacaaaacaacaatcacaaaaaaacgctcaaGAAGAGGCGCAAGCTGCATTGCGCTGGACCAACTTCGCGCCATTGAAACGTGCTAATCTCTTGCGGGATAAATAGCAGCGCCCGCGGAAGGGGAGTTTGAACTGTTGCACAAAGTTCCCATCATTAGATGGGTTCCCTTCCAGAATGGAGTGGGCGTGACGTGTCGGAAGTTTGCGAGgctgcacactcacacagcccTTATCGTACGATCGTCTGGTGGcccgagggggggggggggcatgaGAGACGCTTCCCAATTATCGTAATCAAATCTTTCATTAACAAGCTAATTGCTGCAGCCCCGGTGTCGGTGTCGAGGAAAGCAAGACGTGGCCAATTACGCCGCTTGATCGTAAGTTGCGGCTGAAGCCTTTTTTGTCTGTTGTGTCTGCTGCATATCACGGACGATGTAATTGAAACGAGTGCCATTTTCACACGTTTTGCCTTTACGTGTTTGATATGCAAATTCGGCGATTTGTTGAATGGCGTGTGTAGTGGAGTGGTTGTTACTAGGAACataagagagggagagagagaaaacacgaCAAGTGCCTTACCTGTACTGGTATTGGCCGTCCGGTTCGATGTTGTTATCTTGCTGCAGGATTTCTGCCTCAGCGTCTGACCTTTGCGGTGCGGACAGGGCAAGCGTAGCGCAAGCAAGCAGAAGGACAATTTCCTGGACATGAAAgagggaataaaaaaaacttgtgaATACATTATGTGAAGCACATCTACATCCAACAGCGTGTTCGCGAGTCATTATGCTCTCAACTAACATTAACGATCAAAGATAAGAAAAGCGTGGCGCCTTGCCTctaaataattcattaaaaGTAATAAAGATAATGCATTCATTCAACTgcgatttatttttcctttccctttttttcgctgTGTTTGCGTCCGTTCAATTTATCCGCTGTAAAAACctaacacaaacaaatgttCACACTTGCTTCGTCTCGGTTGGGGCGAAATTTGCCTTCACCCACCCGAGAAGTGATGCaaatttttgcctttttggcAATTTGTATCTTACACTACCGCCTTCCTTCCGGTTGGTTTCGTAAGTGTAGCTGAAGATTTGTTTTTCGAAGAAACGAACCGAAAAGCTTTTGATGTAATCGCGgccatacacacaaacatacaaacacccGCACAAACGTACACACTCGCACTTAAGAAAGCAAAAGATTCAGCGTAAAAGGTGCAATTTGGGGCGATAATTGCACTGCCAAAGGTACCCGCACGGAGTCACCATACAGATATTACTTTTCCGCTTCGCGTATTTTCACTTTCGTTTGCCCGTTGCAAACGGTCTGTGCGATTTGTTCCGTCACACTTCATACTTACACACTTCATTGTGAGAAGagcgtttgtttgctttttctctctctctctctctgccagACGTTCGCAAAGAACCGACACGGACGGATGCTGCCGGAGAACTAACTACTCAGGTGCTAGTGGCTGGTGTGGCCAAACGGTAGCTGATAGTGGATGCCTAATGAAAGAATAGAACCACCGGGCATCGTATTTATAGATGCGCTTTGTGCCGGTCACCCTTTTGCATTCTTGGCGTGGTTGGTTCCATTCGTACCACCCTCGCCTTCAACACGTCTATGGGAGTGCGGGTATGGGACACGTACGTCAGATACATCAAGCAATATAATAAACAAATGCAATCGACGGTACGCAGCGTTAAGTTGATGAGAAGGGgaaatgattgttttgtagTGAAAACGGTGAGATTAGAGGGATGATTTAACACCTTGTCGGGGAACTCGCATCTGGGCTGGTGTTTGTAGCGTTGAGAAACGAAAGTGCATGCTGATCGTTCAAGTACATTGTAAGCATAGTGATAGTGGGTTGAACATGTGTGGTTGTACCATTACGGccattcatttccattttctgGTGTTATAATTGTCCATATTATCTGGACTAATTAATACTGTCTGCATATATTAGGCATTACAATCAATATAAAGacaaataaatgatttaatttacaTGAGCTTTACCACTTCCTGCATCGATCGCGATCCAACCAATATTAGTATCTGCCATCATTCACCACCTCAGATTTAATaatatgcaaaaaatgtagaacTTTGCTCGTGTACTCCGTCGGAGCGACACCTAACGGCTATGGAATCTTCCAACACCGGTGGTCGTACGACTGTTGGCAATAAATTTGCCATTTCCATTCACTCCACTAAACGGAGCAGAAGAAtacgcatcatcatcatcatcatcatcatcatcgtcactGAAAGTATCATCCTGCTTTGCCCATTGATCACGAGACACTGTACGCCACAGAGCCGAAAGGCAAAGCGGCTGACAGCTTAGACGCTTGCGGATCAGTGGCTGCCGGTATGCGATTGGGTGGGCGCATACCTTCCCCTACATTGAGCAGCTATGCATCGAAGGAAATGCATGATTAATTCTGCAACTGACGCAACGTGGTGACAATTTGTTCGGGCGCAGCCTGACATTTAAATATCGAATAGTGCGAACCGTTGGCGAACTGCCGGTGCCATCAGGCATTGGTTGATTCGCACCTCGCTGGAAAGGAAGGAGCGTTGCAATGCACCGGCAGCGTAATGTCAATAGTTCGAGCAAAGGATTATTGAAGTGTAATGATAGATTTGTCTTGAAGATGATTGTTGGATGTGATGTTTAAGACATTCGCTTAAAACAGGGATCGGCAAAGTATGGCCGTGAAGTGGATCTGGAAAGTGAGATAATTTCATCAGAATTTGCTTGtatgt
Proteins encoded:
- the LOC120955212 gene encoding endocuticle structural glycoprotein ABD-4-like, which produces MKCEIVLLLACATLALSAPQRSDAEAEILQQDNNIEPDGQYQYSYETANGIRGQETGTLKRANSPDTSDVIVAAGSITYTAPDGQVVELSYTADDENGFQPAGAHLPTPPPIPPQIQKALDYLASLPPSANRRR